The Punica granatum isolate Tunisia-2019 chromosome 4, ASM765513v2, whole genome shotgun sequence sequence TTCACTTTACAACTCATTCAGCTACTACTTATCAGAATCCTCACAATATGCCTTAGTGTTTATAAAACATTAAATATGTCTCTAGTCTCTGATCTtgtattatatgtttttattttgtctaTGCTAGTCTTGCATCATTTGAGAATCATCTCATCcttaaaatttcattcattcCTTAATTTCTCGGGACTGTGATTCATAAGGATTTGGATGAAACGCcatttttttgatgaaacgccatttttttttcaagtccttggaacACAATACTTAACCTCATCAATTTTTTGGGTGGGTGTGGTCTGTGCCAGAAGTAATCAACTGAAAGTTCATAAGATTGTAGCCCTTGAAACAAATCACCTCCTGTCTGTTACCTGAAGGCCTTTTGGACTTGGTGCTTGACCCTAAAGCTGAAGTCTGTCCCTTTTGACTTGCAGGGTGCAACAATAGTTGATCACATTGTGACTATAACTCCAGCAGAAAACTATGAGCCAAATCATGAGATGCAAGTAAGGTCTTTAACCAGCTTTGCGTAACTTAGGGTTATGACTTTTGGGAagtattcttatttttaaatgcACTGAATGCAGGAAGTCAGGATGGTAGAAAGTGCCCTATCAATTACTCCAGCAGAAAACCTTGGAACAAATGTCGAGGTAGCTGAAGATGCCAGTGTAAGTCTCACTTAACTTCAGCTACAGGGAAACTAGATGAACGCTTATATGCAGGGAATATGCCTGTTTGAAATGCAGTTTTAAGCTTGTGAGGACAACTTCTTTTGACTGTTTAGAAGATATCCATTTATGAAAGCATTCAAAATGACCACTTTAAAGTGTCATAAAAATCTTAATCTTATCGGAAGGAGGTTTATAATCGCTATTTGCTGAATCACATCTAACTCAATTGAGTTAAATAGTTGGCAAATGAGCTGGTTTAGACACTTGAAATCTAGCTCTAAGGCCACATGAAGAATATAACCATGAGGGAACACCTTGctgattcttttatttttccagggttaatatttttatttagtaaAAACGCTTGAAATCATTGAATGAAAGGCATGACTTGTAATTTATTGTTTAGCAAAAACCTACTGCATGTACTATCTGTCTGCATGCTGGCAGTTGAGATGGGATTGGATGCTTAGAAATGCTTGGCATGACAAGATGGCTAgatctatctatataaattGCATTTGAAGTTTTACTGTCCTTAGTGTTTAAGATAATGTAGTCTATCTACATCTGTAGGTTAAAAGCCGCTCACCTGGCAGTGGTAGATTGTACGTAAATCGTGCCCAAGATGTTGTTGTTAGTGTATTGGCGAAAGGCTCTGCTATTAGGCAGGATGCAGTGAACAAGGCCAAGGCATTTGATGAGAAGCATAGATTGACTGCTACTGCATCAGCCAAGGTTATCTCATTTGACCGGAGAGTTGGGCTTACTGAGAAATTGACTGTCGGCATATCTGTGGTTAATGAAAAAGTGAAGTCTGTTGATCAAAGACTACATGTGTCAGACAAGACGATGGCAGCAATATTCGCAGCGGAGAGGAAGATAAATGACACAGGTTCTGCTGTAAAAACAAGCAGGTATTGGACTCCATCTCTCACAGGAATATTTTACAGTTACAATGGCGTTATTAGGCACATTGATTTTCTGCTTTGAACCGGTAAATTCTCGGAGTTATTATCTTAATGGAGCACAGGAGCTTGGGGCTACTTCTGTCAATCTCTTGGATGTGAGAATAGATTGATCTGGTTATAAATTTCCCCCCAAGTTAATTATCTTGAATCACGCCTTTCTCAATGCTAAAGAGTTTGATGAAACTGGAATGGTGTTGTATATGACAATCAACCTACCTCATATTCTGAACTCGGAATGCCCAGGTATGTGACTGCAGGCACTGCTTGGTTAAACGGTGCTTTCAGTAAAGTGTCGAAGGCCGGCCAAGCTGCAAGAACAACAACTCGGGAAAAGTTCCATCTCGCTGTTTCGAATTTGACCGCAAAGGTAGTTCCTAAATAACTTCTAATTGCCTGTCAGTAGTTTCTCCTTCTTGGTTGACTTCCCTGACCTTGGGGAGAGATAGTTGATTCCCTTCTGATCGCTGTCCTGGTCCATGAGTGCAGGATGCACCAATTGCTGCGTAAACGCTGAAACCACCCTGTCAAGATCTTCGGCAAAGAAGTTGCTTGGTCAGCACATTCTTCGGCTTACCAATATGAAGATATGTAAATGGGATCTGGAGCTACCATGCTCAGGTTTTAGGGTTGTTCTGTATTCCCATTTCAGTTTGATGGACTGATTAGTTGTGCAATTAGGGTCGATTTTATTTTACCCATTTTGTATTCTTTCGTCTGCGGGGTCTGGATCTCGCGACTCGCAAGGTTTTCCTCTTGTAATAGTTGCAACTTCAAGATCTTTCAATGagtgaaaaagaagaaaacccaTGATGATTTTTGCCTCTTTGTATGTCGACTGCTTTCGTGTAATGACTATCATCTCATATAATTATGACCCCGGAAAGTTAGGATGAGATTGAGCTTTATCGCATTAGCCTCTTCTTACATACAGCATTACATTCATCTTATTCAATGTCATTGTGCGACATGACTTCCATCTGGGTGAGTTCGGTCAGGGTGAATTAACTGTGTAAAGGCCGAGATCCCGAATCATACTTTCTGCCATCGCCCAATTCACATGCCAATGATTCTTTCACAAGAAGTTGACAAGCTGTGAATACAGCCTGTGCCTACGAGGTAGTAGGCACGCATCATCCACCTCGAGACATCTTCCATGTGATTCTCTTGTCACCACAAGCTAATTGCTCCATTTGTTTTACCACTTATGGCCGTTCTATGGCGATATTAAACTATTTGATCCTTCACTGATGGAAGCAATGACAGCTCCTCGACTGGCACTAAGTTAttgacaaaaaatataatattacgAAGACAAGATTTGGCAGTGTTTTTGGTTGAAAATGTCAGAGCAGTTTTCTGTGGACTTGTCTGCCCAAAGTTAATGCCATTGCCATGCCGAGCATGATCCTTGGCTTTTACGTTCGGCAACTGCTAATGACAATTCAAAAGATCAGACTTCATGGCGTGCCTTCGATTTCTTGGCCAACCCATCTGAAACGGGGTTTTCTTTCACGACGTTCTTTATCGATTTCGGGCCGATCCAAACTTATCATACAAATTCAGTCGATCACAGCTTTCTTTTCCGGTTCATTTCATGTCAAAACTATTAGATGGACTCTCTTGGAAAATTCGCGgtatattcttttatatttctaGTCTGATTCTGAACGAATAGTGTTATGGGTTCCTTGTTAACGGATCTCTCTTTCCTGATGGTGTGGAAGTTGAAAGTTGGATGCTGACAAAGAAACGACacgaaaaatgaaaaaataaaaataaaaaagtctatatatatatatatatatttatgagtGTGAACCATAATATTTAGAAGTCTAATTAGGcctcgactaattcagttgagCCGGATCGACTTACTAAGGGGTAAAGTTCTCTTAGGATTTGTTACATTCACAAATACTCGAAACTTtatttaagcggaacaaacgccgaattatttgaatcaattcattttgataaaattatagtacttttaatatttctttgtcAATTTGATGACAATAGGATGGTCAAACTCCATTTTCTCAACCATCACCTACTTCCCATctcaaaatgaaatatttcatTGTGAAAATTAgttgcaaaaaagaaaaagtaaaaaatgtgtctttataaattagaaattaaattcattttcatatGGTAGGTCTGTCCTTTCACCTTCCCTTGCCCTCCTAACATTTTATGCGCCAAACTTCCTTAATTAGCCCAAAAAACCAATTTTAGTGACGTTAGTTATGTCCAAGTTCTAACACCTGCCAGATCTGGGTCATGAAGAAAATCTctctattatataatatatattttgaatctCTTATGACAAGTAAAACATATGATCCACTACTTCGGGTTGCACCGACTATCCTCTCATTTGTTCGGGTTTATTTATCTTTCCTGAAATACATGGCGAGCTAGGATCAAATCAAGgatatacatttaaagatcatgaaatttttttgttcctAGTTGAATTTTCAATCACTGGCCAAGTATAAAACCAAATTAACGGGATTAATTTTACCGtacatgatattttgaaaattttcaccatataatatatatcgtcataatttcatcaaatcacgatattttgaattttttcacgGTATAGCATGAAACGCAATAATTTCATCGT is a genomic window containing:
- the LOC116205980 gene encoding binding partner of ACD11 1 — protein: MQETRTVQVRQLSDLATEREIHEFFSFSGEIEHVEILSEAGELRTAFVTFKDPKALEIALLLSGATIVDHIVTITPAENYEPNHEMQEVRMVESALSITPAENLGTNVEVAEDASVKSRSPGSGRLYVNRAQDVVVSVLAKGSAIRQDAVNKAKAFDEKHRLTATASAKVISFDRRVGLTEKLTVGISVVNEKVKSVDQRLHVSDKTMAAIFAAERKINDTGSAVKTSRYVTAGTAWLNGAFSKVSKAGQAARTTTREKFHLAVSNLTAKDAPIAA